The proteins below are encoded in one region of Tessaracoccus aquimaris:
- a CDS encoding UDP-N-acetylmuramoyl-tripeptide--D-alanyl-D-alanine ligase encodes MEPRRISELIDLMQPAAVELVGDDALVGPEVVIDNREARPGAIFVAIPGERVDGHDFAPRAVEAGAACVIGTHLTEADAPHILAADSVDALSWLARGVVAEARARGMLSVGVTGSSGKTSTKDLMAQIFEAAGPTVAPVGSQNNEIGVPLTACRVGASTAYLISEMGARGIGHIAWLTSLVGLDIGMCLNVGRAHVGEFGGMETTARAKSEIVADLAPDGWAVLNFDDPLVSAMADATRARIAWFGEGNLTGGDLRVTARDVRLNALSQASFTLVASDGDGERTAEVALGVIGRQQVSNALAAAAAALAAGLDLDLIAAALSAATPRSQWRMELAPRADGVLILNDAYNANPDSMAVALATAVELAAGTRREHPEARVVAVLGDMLELGPTAAELHQELGRLAADLGINEVVAVGEFADQIVAGATSENIAARASTRDQVASSLTLSPGDVVLIKGSRGVGLETVAATLVARDGETK; translated from the coding sequence ATGGAACCACGAAGGATCAGTGAACTGATCGACCTCATGCAGCCGGCGGCCGTTGAACTCGTCGGCGACGACGCGCTGGTCGGCCCGGAGGTCGTGATCGACAACCGTGAGGCGCGTCCCGGCGCGATCTTCGTGGCGATCCCAGGCGAGCGCGTCGACGGACACGACTTCGCGCCGCGCGCCGTCGAGGCTGGCGCGGCGTGCGTGATCGGCACCCACCTCACCGAGGCAGACGCCCCCCACATCCTCGCCGCCGACTCCGTCGACGCGCTGAGCTGGCTAGCCCGCGGCGTCGTCGCGGAGGCCAGGGCGCGGGGCATGCTCAGCGTCGGGGTCACCGGAAGCTCGGGCAAGACCTCCACCAAGGACCTGATGGCGCAGATCTTCGAGGCCGCGGGCCCGACGGTCGCGCCGGTCGGCTCGCAGAACAACGAGATCGGCGTCCCCCTGACCGCCTGCCGCGTCGGCGCGTCGACCGCCTATCTGATCTCCGAGATGGGGGCCCGCGGCATCGGTCACATCGCATGGCTGACCTCGCTGGTGGGGCTCGACATCGGCATGTGCCTCAACGTCGGGCGCGCACACGTCGGCGAGTTCGGCGGGATGGAGACGACCGCCCGCGCCAAGTCGGAGATCGTCGCCGACCTGGCCCCCGACGGCTGGGCCGTGCTCAACTTCGACGACCCGCTCGTTTCGGCGATGGCCGACGCGACCCGCGCCAGGATCGCCTGGTTCGGTGAGGGGAACCTCACCGGCGGCGACCTGCGCGTCACCGCCCGCGATGTCCGACTCAACGCGCTCAGCCAGGCCAGCTTCACGCTCGTCGCCTCTGACGGAGACGGCGAACGCACCGCGGAGGTCGCCCTCGGGGTGATCGGCAGGCAGCAGGTGTCCAACGCGCTCGCCGCGGCGGCGGCCGCCCTCGCGGCGGGGCTCGACCTTGACCTGATCGCGGCGGCGCTGTCGGCCGCGACGCCACGCTCGCAGTGGCGGATGGAACTGGCCCCTCGTGCCGACGGCGTGCTGATCCTCAACGACGCCTACAACGCCAACCCCGACTCGATGGCCGTCGCGCTCGCCACCGCCGTCGAGTTGGCGGCGGGCACCAGGCGGGAGCATCCCGAGGCCCGCGTGGTGGCGGTGCTCGGCGACATGCTCGAGCTCGGCCCGACGGCCGCGGAACTGCACCAGGAACTGGGCCGACTCGCCGCTGACCTGGGCATCAACGAGGTGGTGGCCGTCGGAGAGTTCGCCGACCAGATCGTGGCGGGGGCGACGTCCGAAAACATCGCGGCCCGCGCCTCGACGCGCGATCAGGTCGCATCGTCGCTTACCCTTAGCCCCGGCGATGTCGTGTTGATCAAGGGATCTCGCGGTGTCGGATTGGAGACGGTTGCGGCCACGCTGGTCGCACGGGACGGAGAGACGAAGTGA
- a CDS encoding UDP-N-acetylmuramoyl-L-alanyl-D-glutamate--2,6-diaminopimelate ligase, protein MAGLGLVGDTDARTAVNGITLDSRAVEDGWLYVALPGSRAHGASFAAAAVDAGAVAILTDDAGRDLIGPSLVPVVAALDAREAMAVVAARLFGEPGREMTMLGVTGTNGKTTTVALLQGGLLAAGVPTGTIGTIGFRLGTEELRSSRSTVTTPESPDLQALLAVMQQRGAQAVALEVSSHAMALDRVDAIAFDAVGFLNLGRDHLDFHATMEDYFEAKAKLFEPGRAAVSVIWVDDDHGRELASRVAAHGQSRLITVGTGAGVDYRLSDYAPEEPLGGVATLTRDSERLELRLTLPGSYNMIDAAVAFAMLEAVGVPAEAALRGLETAQVPGRMQRVTLGEGAPLVVVDFAHTPQAVEAALESLAGHDEVICVLGCGGDRDPEKRPGMGAAAARGSDLTIITDDNPRTEDPAAIRAQALAGAREAAAGETLEVAGRRAAIEEAIRRAGPGSVVAILGKGHERGQILADRTVDFDDAEEATLAWWRLEEEGERHGTTKDQ, encoded by the coding sequence GTGGCGGGGCTCGGTCTCGTCGGGGACACCGACGCCCGAACCGCGGTGAACGGGATCACCCTCGACTCGCGGGCGGTCGAGGACGGCTGGCTGTATGTGGCGCTGCCCGGCAGCCGCGCGCACGGCGCCTCCTTCGCGGCGGCCGCCGTCGACGCCGGGGCGGTCGCGATCCTCACCGACGACGCGGGCCGCGATCTGATCGGACCCTCGCTCGTCCCCGTTGTCGCGGCGCTCGACGCCCGCGAGGCGATGGCGGTGGTGGCCGCGCGCCTCTTCGGTGAGCCCGGCCGCGAGATGACCATGCTCGGCGTCACCGGCACCAACGGCAAGACGACCACCGTCGCGCTCCTGCAGGGCGGGCTGCTCGCCGCCGGGGTACCGACCGGCACCATCGGGACCATCGGATTCCGGCTCGGCACCGAGGAACTGCGCTCGTCGCGCTCGACCGTCACGACACCTGAGTCGCCCGACCTGCAGGCGCTGCTCGCCGTGATGCAGCAAAGGGGAGCGCAGGCCGTCGCGCTGGAGGTCAGCTCGCACGCCATGGCGCTCGACAGGGTCGACGCCATTGCGTTCGACGCCGTCGGCTTCCTGAACCTCGGCCGCGACCACCTCGACTTCCACGCCACCATGGAGGACTACTTCGAGGCAAAGGCGAAGCTGTTCGAACCGGGCAGGGCCGCCGTCAGCGTGATCTGGGTCGACGACGACCACGGTCGCGAACTCGCGTCCCGGGTCGCCGCGCACGGCCAGTCGCGGCTGATCACCGTCGGCACCGGCGCGGGCGTCGACTACCGACTCAGCGACTACGCCCCCGAGGAACCGCTCGGCGGCGTCGCCACCCTCACCCGAGACTCGGAACGCCTCGAGCTTCGCCTGACGCTGCCCGGCAGTTACAACATGATCGACGCGGCCGTCGCGTTCGCGATGCTGGAGGCCGTCGGCGTCCCTGCCGAGGCGGCGCTGCGTGGGCTGGAGACGGCCCAGGTCCCCGGCCGGATGCAGCGCGTCACGCTGGGGGAGGGTGCCCCGCTCGTGGTGGTCGACTTCGCGCACACCCCGCAGGCCGTCGAGGCGGCGCTCGAGTCGCTCGCCGGCCACGACGAGGTGATCTGCGTGCTCGGCTGCGGGGGCGACCGCGACCCGGAGAAGCGCCCAGGCATGGGCGCCGCGGCGGCGAGGGGCAGCGACCTCACGATCATCACCGACGACAACCCGCGCACCGAGGACCCCGCGGCGATCCGCGCGCAGGCACTGGCGGGCGCGCGCGAGGCGGCAGCGGGGGAGACCCTCGAGGTCGCGGGCCGCCGGGCCGCCATCGAGGAGGCGATCCGAAGGGCAGGGCCCGGGTCCGTCGTCGCGATCCTCGGCAAGGGCCACGAGAGGGGCCAGATTCTCGCCGACCGGACGGTCGATTTCGACGACGCAGAGGAGGCGACGCTCGCGTGGTGGCGTCTCGAGGAGGAAGGTGAGCGTCATGGAACCACGAAGGATCAGTGA
- a CDS encoding peptidoglycan D,D-transpeptidase FtsI family protein, whose protein sequence is MVLLAVLLGTAGARAIQLQGIDSQAYADTAAKKMQSTKDLTANRGAITDRNGVVLAATEPAMLISMDPHMVFTNGADERYRMSEKKQAAAKASPGAIADILVKHLGGRKETYLEMVGDGTSKYKVVARRIPANTWVEIQADMKAGIDGDGKRPLYGLFATSDPVRTYPNRTVASNVLGFVNAEGNGAAGLEYVLNDKLTGTPGKQVYDSSTYGRIPLGTSVMEPAVDGDSYVLTIDSDLQWMSEQALAQGMKTAGAKTGKLIVLNVKTGEILALANGPSYDSANPGSAKSEDLGNRAVTEAYEPGSVQKVLTMAALADQGLVTPDTEVVVPPTIASGDGVVRDSYSHGTINLTARGVIANSSNIGTIQLTRAMDKGKLSDYLSSFGLGTKSNVGLPGETAGRLPGADMADYTRDQIAFGQGLSVNSIQMAAAVAAAINGGTYHQPSIIKSATTADGEPVDLPARESHRVVSEEASKAVVDMMESVVTLKDDRAIDGYRTIGKSGTAQRFDPKCKCYNGFTASYVGAAPAEDPQLLVYVVLDQPTNGNLGSQLALPVVNDVLKLALPRYNVAPSTTTAPKLPLTFE, encoded by the coding sequence ATGGTGCTGCTTGCAGTGCTGCTCGGCACCGCAGGAGCCCGCGCCATCCAGTTGCAGGGCATCGACTCGCAGGCCTACGCAGACACCGCGGCCAAGAAGATGCAGTCCACCAAGGACCTCACGGCCAACCGCGGCGCGATCACCGACCGCAACGGCGTCGTGCTCGCCGCGACCGAGCCGGCGATGCTGATCTCGATGGACCCGCACATGGTCTTCACCAACGGCGCGGACGAGCGCTACCGGATGAGCGAGAAGAAGCAGGCGGCGGCCAAGGCCTCGCCGGGCGCGATCGCCGACATCCTCGTCAAGCATCTGGGCGGCCGCAAGGAGACCTACCTGGAGATGGTGGGCGACGGCACCTCCAAGTACAAGGTCGTGGCGCGTCGGATCCCCGCCAACACCTGGGTGGAGATCCAGGCCGACATGAAGGCGGGCATCGACGGCGACGGCAAGCGGCCGCTGTACGGGCTCTTCGCCACCAGCGACCCGGTGCGCACCTACCCCAACCGCACCGTCGCCTCCAACGTGCTCGGCTTCGTCAACGCCGAGGGCAACGGCGCCGCGGGCCTCGAGTACGTGCTCAACGACAAGCTCACCGGGACCCCGGGCAAGCAGGTCTACGACTCGTCCACCTATGGCCGGATCCCGCTCGGCACCTCCGTCATGGAGCCGGCCGTCGACGGCGACTCCTACGTGCTGACCATCGACTCCGACCTCCAGTGGATGAGCGAGCAGGCCCTCGCGCAGGGCATGAAGACCGCCGGCGCGAAGACAGGCAAGCTGATCGTGCTCAACGTCAAGACCGGCGAGATCCTCGCGCTGGCCAACGGGCCGAGCTACGACTCGGCCAACCCCGGCTCCGCCAAGAGCGAGGACCTGGGTAACCGGGCCGTCACGGAGGCCTACGAGCCCGGCTCGGTGCAGAAGGTGCTGACCATGGCGGCGCTGGCCGACCAGGGCCTCGTCACCCCCGACACGGAGGTGGTCGTGCCGCCGACCATCGCCTCCGGCGACGGCGTGGTGCGCGACTCCTACTCGCACGGCACCATCAACCTGACGGCGCGCGGCGTGATCGCCAACTCCTCCAACATCGGCACCATCCAACTGACCCGGGCGATGGACAAGGGCAAGCTCAGCGACTACCTGTCGTCGTTCGGGCTGGGGACCAAGAGCAACGTCGGCCTGCCGGGCGAGACCGCCGGTCGGCTGCCCGGCGCGGACATGGCCGACTACACGCGCGACCAGATCGCCTTCGGCCAGGGCCTCAGCGTCAACTCGATCCAGATGGCCGCAGCGGTGGCCGCAGCGATCAACGGCGGCACCTATCACCAGCCAAGCATCATCAAGTCGGCGACGACGGCCGACGGCGAGCCGGTCGACCTGCCGGCGCGCGAGTCGCACCGGGTCGTCTCCGAGGAGGCCTCGAAGGCAGTCGTCGACATGATGGAGTCGGTCGTCACGCTCAAGGACGACCGCGCCATCGACGGCTACCGCACTATCGGCAAGTCCGGAACCGCGCAGCGCTTCGACCCGAAGTGCAAGTGCTACAACGGCTTCACGGCCTCCTACGTCGGCGCCGCACCCGCCGAGGACCCGCAGCTTCTGGTCTACGTCGTCCTCGATCAGCCGACCAACGGCAACCTCGGTAGCCAACTCGCGCTTCCCGTCGTCAACGACGTGCTGAAGCTGGCGCTTCCCCGCTACAACGTCGCGCCGTCGACGACCACGGCACCGAAACTGCCGCTAACGTTCGAGTGA
- the rsmH gene encoding 16S rRNA (cytosine(1402)-N(4))-methyltransferase RsmH, giving the protein MKGRHLMQGFADVHDPVMRDRIVELLRPALSHPGAVFVDGTLGLAGHSIAMLNACPEARLIGIDRDPDAHQVAEQRLGALMERATLVHAVYDELPDVLADLGVARVDAILLDLGLSSLQIDRTERGFAYRVDAPLDMRMNPTEGPTAADVLNTYPAKDLSNILKWYGEERFADRIARAIVAGREDAPFDTSGRLVEVISGAIPAAARHTGGHPAKRTFQALRIEVNRELVALEGVLPAAVDALAVGGRVAVLSYHSLEDRLVKRTFAKGATDRAPRDLPVVPEELKADLRLLTRGAERPDAEEIATNPRAASARLRVAERIKEAA; this is encoded by the coding sequence ATGAAGGGTCGACATCTGATGCAGGGCTTTGCGGACGTCCACGATCCGGTCATGCGCGACCGGATCGTCGAACTGCTCCGCCCCGCGCTCTCGCACCCTGGCGCCGTGTTCGTCGACGGCACCCTCGGCCTGGCAGGCCACTCCATCGCCATGCTCAACGCCTGCCCCGAGGCGCGCCTGATCGGCATCGACCGAGATCCCGACGCGCACCAGGTGGCCGAGCAGCGCCTCGGCGCGCTGATGGAGCGCGCGACCCTCGTGCACGCCGTCTATGACGAACTTCCGGACGTGCTCGCCGACCTCGGCGTCGCGCGGGTAGACGCGATCCTGCTCGACCTCGGCCTCTCCTCGCTGCAGATCGACCGCACGGAGCGCGGGTTCGCCTACCGCGTCGACGCGCCCCTCGACATGCGGATGAACCCGACGGAAGGCCCGACGGCCGCCGACGTGCTCAACACCTACCCGGCCAAGGACCTGTCCAACATCCTCAAGTGGTACGGCGAGGAGCGCTTCGCCGACCGGATCGCCCGCGCGATCGTCGCGGGCCGCGAGGACGCCCCGTTCGACACCTCAGGCCGGCTCGTCGAGGTGATCTCCGGAGCCATCCCCGCCGCCGCGAGGCACACCGGGGGACACCCGGCCAAGCGGACCTTCCAGGCGCTGCGCATCGAGGTCAACCGCGAACTGGTCGCCCTCGAGGGCGTGCTGCCAGCAGCCGTCGACGCGCTCGCGGTGGGCGGCCGCGTCGCGGTGCTCAGCTACCACTCGCTCGAGGACCGGCTCGTCAAGCGGACCTTCGCGAAGGGCGCCACCGACCGGGCGCCGCGCGACCTGCCCGTCGTCCCCGAGGAACTGAAGGCCGACCTCCGCCTCCTCACCAGGGGAGCCGAACGGCCCGACGCCGAAGAGATCGCCACGAACCCCCGGGCCGCGTCCGCGCGCCTCCGGGTCGCCGAACGGATCAAGGAGGCCGCATGA
- the mraZ gene encoding division/cell wall cluster transcriptional repressor MraZ, translating into MFLGTYQPKLDEKGRLILPAKFREALAAGLVVTRTQERALAVYPRATFEAKMTSLVSAPSTVKQVRDYQRMLMAGASDEVPDKQGRVTIPPNLRAYAGLDRDVVVIGAGDRAEIWDAEAWQKYSELSEEGFSDMDNEFTALTGM; encoded by the coding sequence ATGTTTCTGGGGACGTATCAGCCGAAGCTGGACGAGAAGGGCCGCCTCATCCTTCCCGCGAAGTTCCGCGAAGCGCTCGCAGCGGGTCTCGTCGTGACGAGGACCCAGGAGCGGGCGCTCGCCGTGTACCCCCGAGCCACGTTCGAGGCGAAGATGACCTCCCTCGTCAGCGCCCCGAGCACCGTGAAGCAGGTCCGCGACTATCAGCGCATGTTGATGGCCGGGGCCAGCGATGAGGTTCCAGACAAGCAGGGCCGGGTCACCATCCCCCCGAACCTGCGCGCCTATGCGGGTCTGGATCGTGACGTCGTGGTGATCGGCGCGGGCGACCGCGCGGAGATCTGGGACGCCGAGGCATGGCAGAAGTACTCGGAGCTGAGCGAAGAGGGCTTCTCCGACATGGACAACGAGTTCACCGCCCTGACGGGAATGTGA
- a CDS encoding AAA family ATPase, protein MSRVIEGKPAQIRMAVTVLLAEGHLLIEDVPGVGKTVLAKALGRAIAGDVKRIQFTPDLLPSDVTGVSVFNQSSREFEFKRGGIFANIVLGDEINRASPKTQSAMLEAMAENQVSADGQTYKLPQPFMVIATQNPIEMEGTYPLPEAQRDRFMARITMGYPARQSEVAMLAAQAGGDQLSSVRPVTDAATVAAAIQAVRAVYVAPVINDYVVSVVEATRRHPDLRLGASPRASLHLMRASRVAAALAGRDYVIPEDVGSLAVEVLAHRVLPTVEAQVARRDASGIVSSVIASVPTPERG, encoded by the coding sequence ATGAGTCGTGTGATCGAGGGGAAACCCGCGCAGATCCGGATGGCGGTGACCGTGCTTCTCGCCGAGGGGCACCTGCTGATCGAGGACGTGCCGGGCGTCGGCAAGACCGTGCTCGCCAAGGCGCTCGGGCGCGCGATCGCCGGCGATGTGAAGCGCATCCAGTTCACGCCTGACCTGCTGCCCAGCGACGTCACCGGAGTGTCGGTGTTCAACCAGTCCAGCCGCGAGTTCGAGTTTAAGCGCGGCGGCATCTTCGCCAACATCGTGCTGGGCGACGAGATCAACCGGGCCTCCCCCAAGACGCAGTCCGCCATGCTGGAGGCGATGGCGGAGAACCAGGTCTCGGCAGACGGCCAGACCTACAAGCTTCCGCAGCCGTTCATGGTGATCGCCACGCAGAACCCCATTGAGATGGAGGGCACCTATCCCCTCCCCGAGGCGCAGCGCGACCGCTTCATGGCGCGCATCACCATGGGCTACCCCGCTCGCCAGTCCGAGGTCGCGATGCTCGCGGCGCAGGCGGGGGGCGACCAGTTGTCCTCCGTGCGTCCGGTGACGGACGCCGCGACGGTCGCAGCGGCGATCCAGGCCGTCCGGGCCGTCTACGTGGCCCCCGTCATCAACGACTATGTCGTCTCGGTCGTCGAGGCGACGCGCAGGCACCCCGACCTCCGGCTCGGCGCGAGTCCGCGCGCGTCGCTGCACCTGATGCGGGCCTCGCGGGTCGCCGCCGCGCTGGCCGGGCGCGACTACGTCATCCCCGAGGACGTCGGCTCGCTCGCCGTCGAGGTGCTCGCTCACCGGGTGCTTCCCACCGTCGAGGCGCAGGTCGCCCGGCGAGATGCCTCGGGGATCGTCTCCTCCGTCATCGCCTCGGTGCCGACCCCGGAGCGGGGGTAG
- a CDS encoding DUF58 domain-containing protein, producing the protein MTGRGLALVILGGLASAAAAFIGERDILWLTLGLTALPVLALLYLLVAPPRIGHERTLEPPMMPNGESARIVLRVVNDAPAQSSALRFNDSADHAIGGGASFVIARGFGRWHQAVGYTVEAESRGRFRIGPLTASATDPFGLARRTITSDGEDSTLRVTPRVWPLSELPTGSGLGAAGDATPQRIGQAGTDDVLVREHRYGDDMRRVHWKLSAKKDDLMVRLEEHPWDPSSTLIVDTRRSAHADHGPRGSLEWAVSAVASVATMLLSGRFRLSIVSPSGSVYQSGHSVGPSAGQAMIEAMTDLTASEHGWLGEAFSDPEALGSSASLVAVTGLLTAADAAALTAAGAGARSVVALVPDAERWGSPSDEHEDAVTLLANHGWTLARYSPGDTVPEAWARVPR; encoded by the coding sequence TTGACGGGCCGCGGCCTCGCGCTCGTCATCCTCGGCGGCCTCGCGTCTGCGGCGGCCGCCTTCATCGGCGAACGCGACATCCTGTGGCTGACGCTCGGGTTGACCGCACTTCCGGTGCTCGCCCTCCTGTATCTCCTTGTCGCGCCGCCCCGGATCGGGCACGAACGCACCCTTGAGCCGCCGATGATGCCCAACGGCGAGAGCGCCAGGATCGTGCTGCGCGTCGTCAACGACGCGCCAGCGCAGTCCAGCGCGCTGCGCTTCAACGACTCGGCCGACCACGCCATCGGCGGCGGCGCATCGTTCGTGATCGCCCGCGGCTTCGGGCGCTGGCACCAGGCCGTCGGGTACACCGTCGAGGCCGAGTCCCGCGGCCGGTTCCGGATCGGCCCGCTGACGGCGTCCGCGACCGATCCGTTCGGGCTGGCGCGCCGCACCATCACCTCCGACGGGGAGGACTCGACGCTGCGCGTCACGCCACGGGTGTGGCCGTTGAGCGAGTTGCCGACCGGCTCCGGGCTGGGGGCGGCGGGCGACGCGACGCCACAGCGGATCGGGCAGGCCGGCACCGACGACGTGCTGGTGCGCGAGCATCGCTACGGCGACGACATGCGCCGCGTGCACTGGAAACTCTCGGCCAAGAAGGACGACCTGATGGTCCGCCTCGAGGAACACCCGTGGGACCCGTCGAGCACGCTGATCGTCGACACCCGGCGCTCGGCGCACGCCGACCACGGGCCGCGCGGGTCCCTCGAATGGGCCGTGTCCGCGGTCGCCTCGGTGGCCACCATGCTGCTGTCGGGCCGATTCCGGCTCTCGATCGTGTCGCCGTCCGGCTCGGTGTACCAGTCGGGGCACTCCGTCGGACCGTCGGCTGGCCAAGCGATGATCGAGGCCATGACGGACCTGACGGCCTCCGAGCACGGCTGGCTCGGCGAGGCCTTCAGCGACCCTGAGGCGCTCGGATCGTCGGCGTCGCTCGTCGCGGTGACCGGCCTGCTCACCGCGGCCGACGCCGCCGCCCTCACCGCCGCCGGCGCGGGCGCCCGCAGCGTGGTCGCGCTCGTCCCCGACGCCGAGCGGTGGGGCTCCCCGTCCGACGAACATGAGGATGCCGTGACGCTGCTCGCCAACCACGGCTGGACGCTGGCGCGCTACTCGCCCGGCGACACCGTCCCCGAGGCATGGGCCCGGGTGCCGCGATGA
- a CDS encoding transglutaminaseTgpA domain-containing protein: MKFTYHPLTSVMIAVAVWLSLLPLGALIERDAFVVQSLPVLVASAAVGLILALLRAPRLLTLIAQLVAIVGMLVWRGLSLAGPGDPFDALALLTSDGVEAIRNQPPPLSAVPGVVWLVLLLASVLTIVLELLVNGLEQPGWAIAPLALSFTMSALIVRQDLPWYQVLPVLGGYLAVLLASGGFGGATGRASRSGAFNASRTATGLAIAAIGVIAALVIAPLIPLGPKQPWNNSGQDGPIQLSDPTVRLNQDLRRPDDVPVLNYRASTDEPVYLRTVALANLTSDGARLMPMRLSRFGLGSASNQPGVDVKVEVEMADIPSEYLPAPFAPRGFSADGTWSYDPETLSIVAAGPDRIDQTRGLEYSVESVLPDPTKEQVEAAGAGSGLDAVVTEIPQGLSPEVTQLTGEVVGDAQTAGQKALAIQSYLRSDQFTYSLGAPGSSSSNAINAFLLEDRSGYCIHFAAAMITMSRIEGIPARMAVGFTPGERQEDGSYEVTAHDAHAWPELYLDGLGWVPFEPTPAFDGPPEYVDPADPGSASPTPEPTAPTSEQPAATPTPTPTPSPTPSADPSQGGGRAVSTGIGVGALVLLLLALPALARLVQRGLRLRGGQEPERAADGAWDEVRATFRDYGLSWPGGSPGPASRAAADQLMPQGAAALAVIAQTVERSRFSREGSDAGQLAAQVKALRTSVSRAATSGARFRAALLPTSLFGAARRSADGPPDGALSDN; encoded by the coding sequence ATGAAGTTCACGTACCACCCCCTCACCAGCGTGATGATCGCCGTGGCCGTGTGGCTGTCGCTCTTGCCGCTCGGTGCGCTCATCGAACGCGACGCCTTCGTCGTGCAGAGCCTCCCCGTGCTGGTCGCCTCCGCGGCCGTCGGCCTGATCCTCGCGCTGCTGCGCGCCCCCCGACTGCTGACGCTGATCGCGCAACTGGTGGCGATCGTCGGCATGCTCGTCTGGCGGGGGCTTTCGCTCGCAGGGCCGGGCGACCCGTTCGACGCTCTGGCGCTGCTGACGAGCGACGGCGTCGAGGCCATCCGCAACCAGCCCCCGCCGTTGTCGGCCGTGCCGGGCGTGGTGTGGCTGGTGCTGCTGCTCGCCTCCGTCCTGACGATCGTGCTCGAACTGCTCGTCAACGGCCTGGAACAGCCGGGCTGGGCGATCGCCCCGCTGGCGCTGTCGTTCACGATGTCCGCGCTGATCGTGCGCCAGGACCTCCCCTGGTACCAGGTGCTGCCGGTGCTCGGCGGCTACCTCGCCGTGCTGCTCGCCTCCGGCGGGTTCGGAGGGGCGACCGGCCGCGCGTCGCGCTCAGGGGCCTTCAACGCGTCCCGCACCGCCACCGGGCTCGCGATCGCCGCCATCGGCGTGATCGCGGCGCTGGTGATCGCGCCGCTGATCCCGCTCGGCCCGAAGCAGCCGTGGAACAATTCGGGCCAGGACGGCCCCATTCAACTGAGCGACCCGACCGTCCGGCTCAACCAGGACCTGCGCAGGCCCGACGATGTCCCGGTGCTCAACTATCGCGCCAGCACCGACGAGCCCGTCTACCTGCGCACGGTCGCGCTGGCCAACCTGACCTCCGACGGGGCGCGGCTGATGCCGATGCGGCTCAGCCGCTTCGGGCTCGGCTCCGCATCGAACCAGCCGGGCGTCGACGTCAAGGTCGAGGTGGAGATGGCCGACATCCCCTCCGAATACCTGCCCGCTCCTTTCGCGCCGCGCGGGTTCAGCGCGGACGGGACGTGGTCCTACGACCCGGAGACGCTCTCGATCGTGGCGGCAGGCCCCGACCGCATCGATCAGACGCGCGGGCTGGAGTACTCGGTCGAGTCGGTGCTGCCCGACCCCACCAAGGAGCAGGTCGAGGCGGCAGGTGCCGGATCCGGCCTGGATGCCGTGGTGACCGAGATCCCGCAGGGCCTCTCCCCCGAGGTCACCCAGCTCACCGGTGAGGTCGTCGGCGACGCGCAGACCGCTGGTCAGAAGGCCCTGGCCATCCAGTCGTACCTGCGCTCCGACCAGTTCACCTACTCGCTTGGTGCGCCCGGCTCGTCGAGCAGCAATGCGATCAACGCTTTCCTCCTGGAGGACCGCTCCGGGTACTGCATCCACTTCGCGGCGGCCATGATCACCATGTCCCGGATCGAGGGGATCCCGGCCAGGATGGCCGTCGGCTTCACCCCCGGCGAGCGTCAGGAGGACGGCAGCTACGAGGTGACAGCGCACGACGCGCACGCGTGGCCTGAGCTGTACCTCGACGGGCTCGGCTGGGTGCCGTTCGAGCCGACCCCCGCCTTCGACGGACCGCCCGAGTACGTCGACCCCGCCGACCCCGGCTCGGCGAGCCCCACGCCTGAGCCGACCGCCCCCACCTCGGAGCAGCCTGCTGCCACCCCGACCCCGACGCCCACGCCGAGCCCGACGCCGAGCGCCGACCCGTCGCAGGGCGGTGGGCGCGCCGTCTCGACCGGGATCGGCGTCGGCGCCCTCGTCCTCCTGCTGCTTGCGCTGCCCGCCCTCGCACGACTCGTCCAGCGCGGCCTGCGGCTGCGCGGTGGCCAGGAGCCGGAGCGCGCGGCGGACGGGGCCTGGGACGAGGTGCGCGCCACCTTCCGCGACTACGGCCTGTCCTGGCCGGGTGGTTCTCCCGGCCCCGCGTCCCGGGCTGCGGCGGACCAGTTGATGCCTCAGGGCGCCGCCGCGCTTGCGGTGATCGCCCAGACCGTCGAGCGAAGCCGCTTCTCGCGTGAGGGCAGCGACGCGGGCCAACTCGCGGCGCAAGTCAAGGCGCTTCGGACCTCCGTCTCGCGGGCCGCCACCTCAGGTGCCCGCTTCAGGGCCGCTCTGTTGCCCACCTCGCTGTTCGGTGCGGCTCGCCGTTCAGCGGACGGGCCGCCCGACGGCGCGCTTTCAGACAATTGA